In a single window of the Renibacterium salmoninarum ATCC 33209 genome:
- a CDS encoding pyridoxal phosphate-dependent aminotransferase, translated as MTSSRVSQRIGSIAESATLAVDGKAKALKAAGRPVISFGAGEPDFPTPDYIVEAAIQAARDPKNHRYSPAAGLPELREAIAAQTLRDSGYAVEPSQVLVTNGGKQAVYEAFATLLDPGDEVLAPGPFWTTYPEAIRLADGVPVEVFAGADQGYLVTIEQLEAALTPKTKVLLFVSPSNPTGAVYSPEQTRAIGQWAASKGLWVVSDEIYQHLTYDGVPFTSIAAAAPELGDKVILVNGVAKTYAMTGWRVGWMVGPLDVIKAATNLQSHATSNVANLSQRAALAAVSGPLDAVRNMGVAFDRRRKAIVAGLNQIQGLECPTPYGAFYVYADVRGLLERMNVASSAELANLILEKTEVAVVPGEAFGPSGYLRLSYALGDDDLAEGVRRLQEFLA; from the coding sequence ATGACTTCCAGCCGTGTCTCGCAGCGCATCGGATCAATTGCCGAATCAGCAACTCTCGCCGTCGATGGCAAAGCCAAAGCACTCAAAGCGGCAGGGCGACCAGTAATTAGTTTCGGTGCTGGTGAACCAGACTTCCCCACGCCTGATTACATTGTGGAAGCTGCCATCCAAGCTGCTCGAGATCCGAAGAATCATCGCTATTCGCCCGCGGCCGGCTTGCCTGAACTGCGCGAAGCAATTGCCGCCCAGACGCTACGGGACTCCGGTTACGCCGTCGAACCGTCCCAGGTTCTGGTGACCAACGGCGGTAAACAAGCTGTTTATGAAGCCTTTGCAACGCTACTTGATCCAGGAGACGAGGTTCTGGCTCCAGGCCCATTCTGGACCACCTACCCAGAAGCTATCCGGTTGGCCGATGGCGTCCCGGTAGAAGTTTTCGCTGGCGCGGATCAAGGCTATTTGGTCACGATCGAACAACTTGAGGCTGCGCTGACGCCAAAGACCAAGGTGTTGCTTTTCGTCTCGCCCTCCAACCCAACCGGAGCGGTCTACTCGCCAGAACAGACACGAGCGATTGGCCAATGGGCTGCGTCAAAGGGACTGTGGGTAGTCAGTGATGAGATTTATCAACACCTGACCTACGACGGCGTACCCTTCACTTCAATCGCTGCAGCCGCGCCTGAGCTTGGCGACAAGGTGATCTTGGTTAACGGCGTAGCAAAGACCTATGCCATGACCGGCTGGCGCGTTGGCTGGATGGTAGGGCCGTTGGACGTCATCAAAGCTGCGACCAACTTGCAGTCGCACGCCACGTCGAACGTCGCCAATCTATCGCAGCGGGCTGCGTTAGCCGCGGTATCTGGCCCGCTGGACGCGGTGCGTAATATGGGCGTGGCCTTCGACCGCCGTCGCAAAGCGATTGTCGCCGGACTAAACCAAATTCAAGGGCTTGAGTGCCCTACTCCGTACGGGGCCTTTTACGTTTATGCCGATGTGCGTGGGTTGTTGGAGCGAATGAACGTTGCCAGCTCAGCCGAGCTTGCCAACCTCATTCTGGAGAAAACCGAGGTTGCGGTAGTGCCTGGTGAAGCTTTTGGGCCTAGCGGCTACCTGCGCTTGTCGTACGCGCTGGGCGACGACGATCTGGCTGAGGGTGTACGTAGATTGCAAGAGTTCTTGGCCTAG
- the secE gene encoding preprotein translocase subunit SecE, producing MTETAASSSQGRPAKKSGKTGEGAKSGKPGFFGCIALFVRQVIGELRKVVTPTRKELINYTIVVLVFVIIMMAIIWVLDFAFGFGAGWLFGGAGPVEK from the coding sequence TTGACTGAAACAGCTGCCAGCAGCTCCCAAGGCCGTCCTGCTAAGAAATCTGGCAAGACTGGCGAGGGTGCCAAGTCCGGCAAGCCAGGGTTCTTCGGGTGCATCGCGCTCTTTGTCCGGCAAGTGATCGGCGAGTTGCGCAAAGTGGTCACCCCGACCCGTAAAGAACTAATCAACTACACAATCGTGGTCCTGGTATTCGTGATCATCATGATGGCGATCATTTGGGTTCTCGATTTTGCGTTCGGTTTTGGCGCAGGTTGGTTATTCGGCGGCGCCGGTCCGGTTGAAAAATAA
- the nusG gene encoding transcription termination/antitermination protein NusG: protein MSEQELDMTEQSEEPSAEQNAAQVEDVDSAEVDQADVDSTEADEESEAEEAEDAEESEAAEAVDPVEEFKSKLRRQEGDWYVIHSYAGYENRVKANLETRAQSLNMEEHIFEIQVPMEEVVEIKNAQRKVVNRVRIPGYVLVRMELTDASWGVVRHTPGVTGFVGNAHNPVPLRLDEVFSMLAPVFEDEQAAESGKGSATKAAQAPIAVDFEIGESVIVKEGPFETLPATISEIKPESQTLVVLVSLFERETPVTLSFSQVTKI, encoded by the coding sequence TTGTCTGAGCAGGAGCTCGATATGACTGAACAGAGCGAAGAGCCCAGCGCCGAGCAGAATGCTGCCCAGGTTGAGGACGTCGATTCTGCTGAAGTCGACCAGGCTGACGTTGATTCAACCGAAGCTGACGAAGAGTCAGAGGCGGAAGAAGCCGAAGACGCCGAGGAATCTGAAGCGGCTGAAGCCGTCGATCCGGTCGAAGAATTTAAATCCAAACTTCGCCGCCAAGAGGGTGACTGGTACGTCATTCACTCTTACGCTGGCTATGAAAACCGGGTAAAAGCAAACCTGGAAACCCGTGCGCAGTCATTGAATATGGAAGAGCACATCTTCGAAATTCAGGTCCCGATGGAAGAAGTCGTCGAGATCAAGAACGCGCAACGCAAGGTAGTTAACCGCGTACGCATTCCCGGCTACGTGCTAGTCCGGATGGAGCTGACGGATGCTTCGTGGGGTGTTGTTCGCCACACTCCCGGTGTCACCGGTTTCGTCGGCAACGCGCACAACCCCGTTCCCTTGCGTCTAGACGAAGTTTTCTCGATGCTAGCGCCGGTCTTTGAAGACGAGCAGGCAGCAGAATCCGGTAAGGGATCTGCTACCAAAGCTGCGCAGGCACCGATCGCGGTGGACTTCGAAATTGGCGAATCTGTCATTGTTAAGGAAGGTCCGTTCGAGACGCTTCCAGCGACGATTTCCGAGATCAAACCCGAGTCGCAAACGCTGGTTGTTTTGGTTTCCCTGTTCGAGCGCGAGACTCCGGTTACGCTTTCGTTCAGCCAAGTCACCAAGATCTAG
- the rplK gene encoding 50S ribosomal protein L11 — translation MAPKKKVTGLIKLQIQAGAANPAPPIGPALGQHGVNIMEFCKAYNAATESQRGNVIPVEITVYEDRSFTFITKTPPAAELIKKAAGVAKGSATPHTVKVAKLTKAKVNEIATQKLVDLNANDVEAAAKIIAGTARSMGITVEG, via the coding sequence GTGGCTCCCAAAAAGAAAGTCACCGGCCTCATCAAGTTGCAGATCCAGGCAGGCGCCGCTAACCCGGCACCGCCTATCGGTCCTGCACTTGGTCAGCACGGTGTTAACATCATGGAATTCTGCAAGGCGTACAACGCTGCGACCGAATCCCAGCGTGGAAACGTCATCCCGGTGGAAATCACGGTCTATGAAGACCGTTCATTCACCTTCATCACCAAGACCCCGCCGGCTGCCGAGCTCATCAAAAAGGCTGCAGGCGTTGCCAAGGGTTCAGCTACCCCGCACACCGTCAAGGTTGCCAAGCTGACCAAGGCAAAGGTAAATGAAATCGCAACTCAGAAGCTCGTTGATCTGAACGCGAACGACGTCGAGGCTGCGGCCAAGATCATCGCTGGTACCGCCCGCTCGATGGGTATCACCGTAGAGGGCTAA
- the rplA gene encoding 50S ribosomal protein L1, which translates to MAKRSKAYEAAVAKIEEGKFYAPADAVTLAQDTNPSKFDATIEVAFRLGVDPRKADQMVRGTVILPHGTGKTARVLVFATGDRAEAAIAAGADFVGSDDLIEKIAGGWTDFDAAVATPDLMGKVGRLGKVLGPRNLMPNPKTGTVTVDVAKAVNEIKGGKIDFRVDKHSNLHFIIGKVSFGAQQLVENYAAALDEVLRLKPSTSKGRYLQKATVTTTFGPGISVDPNVTKVLADA; encoded by the coding sequence ATGGCAAAGCGCAGCAAAGCATATGAGGCAGCAGTAGCCAAGATCGAAGAGGGCAAGTTCTACGCCCCCGCCGATGCGGTTACGCTGGCCCAAGACACTAACCCGTCCAAGTTCGACGCTACCATTGAGGTCGCGTTCCGCTTGGGTGTTGACCCCCGTAAGGCCGACCAGATGGTCCGCGGCACCGTTATCTTGCCGCACGGCACCGGTAAGACCGCCCGCGTCCTGGTTTTCGCAACCGGTGACCGCGCAGAAGCAGCTATTGCTGCAGGCGCTGACTTCGTCGGTTCTGACGATCTGATCGAAAAGATCGCCGGTGGCTGGACCGACTTCGACGCCGCAGTTGCGACGCCGGACTTGATGGGTAAAGTTGGCCGCTTGGGTAAGGTTCTTGGCCCGCGTAACTTGATGCCGAACCCGAAGACTGGCACCGTGACCGTTGATGTTGCTAAGGCTGTCAACGAGATCAAGGGTGGCAAGATCGACTTCCGCGTTGACAAGCACTCAAACCTGCACTTCATCATTGGCAAGGTGTCCTTCGGCGCCCAGCAGCTCGTAGAGAACTACGCCGCTGCTCTTGACGAAGTTCTTCGTTTGAAGCCGTCCACTTCGAAGGGACGTTACTTGCAGAAGGCAACCGTGACCACCACCTTCGGCCCCGGCATCTCCGTGGACCCGAACGTGACCAAGGTTCTTGCAGACGCATAA
- a CDS encoding GNAT family N-acetyltransferase, whose product MPDSLEVFRAASTADLAAVVELAALTFPYSAPAGSDPANINFHIANFLNAERFAEYIAQESAHLSLAEIDGALRGYSLLLVQQPQDPDVRKAVLANPTAELSKCYVHPEEHGSGLAARLMVRNLEIAKAEGAATVWLGVSSVNERAKRFYQKQGFRSVGKKYFMFGGEQERDDVLEVVL is encoded by the coding sequence ATGCCTGACTCTCTTGAAGTCTTTCGTGCCGCGAGTACGGCAGACCTGGCCGCCGTCGTCGAACTTGCTGCTTTAACCTTCCCCTATTCGGCGCCAGCTGGTTCCGATCCAGCCAACATCAATTTTCATATTGCGAACTTCTTAAATGCGGAAAGATTCGCTGAGTACATCGCGCAAGAATCTGCACATTTGTCGCTGGCCGAAATAGATGGAGCATTGCGCGGCTACAGCTTGCTCCTAGTGCAGCAACCGCAAGATCCCGATGTGCGCAAAGCAGTATTGGCTAACCCAACGGCCGAATTGAGCAAATGCTACGTGCATCCAGAAGAGCACGGTTCAGGCCTGGCGGCGCGGCTTATGGTGCGAAACCTGGAGATCGCCAAGGCTGAAGGTGCGGCTACGGTTTGGCTGGGCGTCAGTAGCGTCAATGAGCGGGCCAAGCGTTTTTATCAAAAACAGGGCTTTAGATCAGTTGGGAAGAAATATTTCATGTTTGGCGGCGAACAAGAACGCGATGATGTCCTAGAGGTGGTCTTGTGA
- a CDS encoding GNAT family N-acetyltransferase, with protein MTGAVEIRLRTDQDLAPILTVLAVCAGDSGYFADDDGQLVPHALESLDDPRFTGSWVASIDGEVIGQISIMPLALNEDPEYLPFWLAATAQPIERHALIKRLCVHPKAQGRGAASLLMETAMTELAASGLIGVLDTASIAQSAMALYRKLGWREVGRTKPTWTDEPFDAVLFVQPGH; from the coding sequence GTGACCGGAGCCGTGGAGATACGTCTGAGGACAGATCAAGACTTAGCGCCGATTTTGACCGTACTGGCCGTGTGTGCCGGCGACTCAGGCTACTTTGCGGACGACGACGGTCAATTGGTACCGCACGCGTTGGAATCTCTCGATGATCCGAGGTTCACCGGATCCTGGGTTGCTAGCATCGACGGCGAAGTTATTGGCCAAATTTCGATCATGCCGCTCGCGCTGAACGAAGACCCGGAATATCTGCCCTTTTGGTTGGCGGCAACTGCCCAGCCAATTGAGCGGCACGCGCTGATCAAAAGACTTTGCGTGCATCCGAAAGCACAAGGTCGTGGCGCCGCTAGTTTGCTGATGGAGACTGCGATGACGGAGCTAGCAGCCTCTGGTTTAATCGGCGTGCTAGACACTGCCTCGATCGCCCAGTCTGCAATGGCCCTCTACCGAAAACTTGGTTGGCGCGAAGTCGGCAGAACTAAACCAACTTGGACAGACGAACCATTCGATGCCGTGTTATTTGTACAGCCGGGCCATTAG
- a CDS encoding GNAT family N-acetyltransferase — protein MTFELIITPLQLPDALDSADATDFHEASAAIDEVKLEIWGNRDRISTPEARLTNWRDNEYSQNQMFLGRLDGKLAGYASVHFSLKDNLNTAYLYAAVLPEHRHRGFGRQLLAKAEQFAAENGRTVVQSNTEHPSGFPFEGALVPKPGSGALPADSAGVLFAQKYGFELEMVERFSELSVPVSAERLAEFRIASQAKAGSDYQIVYWHDRVPEEIAEELAKALTQMTIDMPSAGLEFEVERWDVARLRKSEKDSLASGQQSFGLAAMHAPTGEVAAYTYIH, from the coding sequence ATGACTTTCGAATTGATTATTACGCCGTTGCAGTTGCCGGACGCTCTTGATTCGGCAGATGCTACTGACTTTCACGAGGCGAGCGCGGCGATCGATGAGGTCAAATTGGAAATTTGGGGAAATCGCGACCGAATTTCTACGCCGGAGGCGCGTTTAACCAATTGGCGGGACAATGAATATTCCCAGAATCAAATGTTCCTAGGTCGCCTGGATGGCAAACTTGCTGGCTATGCCTCTGTGCATTTCTCTTTGAAAGATAACCTCAATACCGCTTATCTCTACGCTGCGGTATTGCCCGAGCACCGCCATCGGGGTTTCGGTAGGCAATTGTTAGCCAAAGCCGAACAATTTGCGGCCGAAAATGGTCGAACCGTAGTGCAGTCCAACACTGAGCATCCGTCTGGGTTCCCGTTTGAAGGGGCTTTGGTGCCCAAGCCAGGTAGCGGAGCCTTACCTGCGGATTCGGCAGGTGTGCTTTTCGCGCAAAAATATGGTTTCGAGTTGGAAATGGTTGAGCGGTTCAGCGAGCTGTCCGTGCCAGTTTCAGCTGAGAGACTGGCTGAGTTCCGTATCGCATCTCAGGCCAAGGCCGGGTCCGACTATCAGATTGTGTATTGGCATGACCGAGTGCCGGAAGAAATTGCGGAAGAACTCGCTAAAGCGTTGACTCAGATGACCATCGACATGCCCAGCGCTGGGCTGGAGTTTGAGGTAGAGCGTTGGGACGTTGCCCGGCTCCGCAAATCGGAGAAAGATAGTTTGGCTTCGGGCCAGCAATCCTTTGGCCTTGCCGCAATGCATGCACCTACCGGTGAGGTGGCGGCGTATACCTATATTCACTAA
- the rplJ gene encoding 50S ribosomal protein L10 — protein sequence MATPNKVAAVEEITTDFKESTAAVLTEYRGLTVAKLKELRVSLGAETKFSVVKNTLTAIAAKEAGVDAFEGQLAGPTAIAFIKGDAVAAAKSMTDFAKTNKELVIKTGIFEGKALNASEVAALAALESRELQLTKVASILKAPIAAAARSIDALRIKLAEGAPAAPVEEAAPVEAPAAEEAPAEAAPAAEEVVVEEAAVAAPAEAAAETETPTEA from the coding sequence ATGGCAACGCCGAACAAGGTGGCAGCCGTGGAGGAAATCACCACCGATTTCAAAGAATCCACCGCAGCAGTCCTGACCGAATACCGTGGGCTCACCGTTGCGAAGCTCAAAGAGCTGCGCGTATCCCTGGGCGCCGAGACCAAGTTCTCGGTCGTCAAGAATACGTTGACCGCTATTGCTGCGAAGGAAGCTGGTGTTGACGCTTTCGAAGGTCAGCTCGCCGGCCCGACCGCAATCGCGTTCATCAAGGGCGACGCTGTCGCCGCAGCAAAGAGCATGACGGATTTTGCTAAGACCAACAAGGAACTGGTTATCAAGACCGGTATCTTCGAGGGCAAGGCATTGAACGCCAGCGAGGTTGCCGCACTGGCAGCACTCGAATCCCGTGAACTGCAGCTGACCAAGGTTGCCAGCATCCTCAAGGCTCCGATTGCAGCAGCTGCGCGCTCCATTGACGCGCTGCGCATCAAGCTTGCCGAGGGCGCTCCGGCTGCTCCGGTCGAAGAGGCTGCTCCTGTAGAGGCTCCGGCCGCTGAGGAAGCTCCCGCTGAAGCTGCTCCGGCAGCCGAAGAGGTAGTAGTCGAAGAAGCAGCAGTAGCGGCCCCGGCCGAAGCTGCTGCTGAGACCGAGACTCCTACCGAGGCTTAG
- the rplL gene encoding 50S ribosomal protein L7/L12, whose amino-acid sequence MAKLTNDELIEAFKELTIIELSEFVKQFEETFEVTAAAVAVAGPAGCSGEAAAEEEKDSFDVILESAGEKKIAVIKEVRALTSLGLKEAKDVVDAAPKAVLEGATKEAAEKAKAQLEEAGATVTLK is encoded by the coding sequence ATGGCAAAGCTCACCAACGACGAGCTCATTGAAGCTTTCAAGGAACTGACCATCATCGAGCTCTCCGAGTTCGTGAAGCAGTTCGAGGAGACCTTCGAGGTCACCGCTGCTGCTGTTGCAGTTGCTGGCCCCGCAGGCTGCAGCGGCGAAGCTGCTGCAGAGGAAGAGAAGGATTCCTTCGACGTTATCCTCGAATCCGCTGGCGAAAAGAAGATTGCAGTCATCAAGGAGGTGCGCGCGCTGACCTCCTTGGGCTTGAAAGAAGCAAAGGACGTTGTCGACGCCGCTCCGAAGGCTGTTCTCGAAGGCGCCACCAAGGAAGCTGCCGAGAAGGCAAAAGCTCAGCTCGAAGAAGCTGGCGCAACCGTTACCCTCAAGTAA
- a CDS encoding endo-beta-N-acetylglucosaminidase, which produces MFIRYGTLGAAAAIAAPSMLSMGASPAFAADVPQPTDPNAPGPVLPDGRGGGIPAGPASYGFWASDITGWSPDLDPNAKHFVCHIPRAARIAPFAATQAHPTLDPGTQVLTIDGDYRGSIYDERARAIGDESYVYTFRYWQYLDVFSSWHGQLTPNVPADKVADKNASGRTYGVLEVPNTGWTEAAHKNGALSIGCWFWPRDGASFSDFVKKIPDGSYPVADKMIEIRKYFGFDGYFLNQEATVSGTDAKAFKAMVAYLKSKDPQCYLQYYDAMLESGSLSYQNMINSKNVGWLGTPQKPLMDSIFMNYGWLRGWGVSGTGGPDPDLTKSAKTFMDKGFDAKKVAYGTTEFQQGGFNPSEIFGGLATPSKNPPVSWGMFVPSEFWNRGCSDGTTRTVLGRSLFRDLEQKFWSGPKGDPAQSGRISEPTQPYRQNTWDTNRFDGVAHSVVEKSPYSSLPINTNFNIGVGSYFNLQGASAAIKPWKNAGLADPVLSWQFWSSDKAGTTSKVTLDETAAWEGSHSLRVQSTAGNKPETTLHLFKTDLAIAPSATVTVMAKTASTVALSLILVPKASPTTVSPVALSASGPAVNGWTAYTAALPSSLGQVAKISLKFTATGALDLNLGQVRIGGSGSAPAAPKNFTAPSASTTSQGADVFFSWNKSSDAYAYDVFVVDGQTRSWLGRCHRDCFFATGVAIPSNRTLNFALEAISKGGTRSSVTTTTFQL; this is translated from the coding sequence ATGTTTATTCGCTACGGAACTCTAGGCGCGGCAGCGGCCATCGCGGCACCCAGTATGCTCAGCATGGGTGCCAGCCCGGCCTTTGCCGCCGATGTGCCGCAACCGACCGATCCGAACGCTCCCGGCCCGGTACTGCCGGACGGCCGGGGTGGAGGTATCCCGGCGGGGCCGGCGTCGTACGGGTTCTGGGCCAGCGACATCACGGGCTGGAGTCCCGATCTTGACCCGAATGCCAAGCACTTTGTCTGCCACATCCCACGCGCCGCTCGAATCGCGCCGTTCGCCGCTACCCAAGCGCACCCGACCCTCGATCCCGGTACGCAAGTACTTACGATCGATGGCGACTACCGTGGCAGTATCTACGACGAACGTGCTCGCGCCATCGGCGATGAATCCTACGTCTACACTTTCCGTTACTGGCAGTATTTGGATGTTTTCTCCAGCTGGCACGGTCAACTCACACCGAATGTCCCCGCGGACAAGGTGGCGGACAAGAACGCTTCCGGCCGCACTTACGGTGTCCTCGAAGTGCCCAATACCGGTTGGACCGAGGCCGCACATAAGAACGGTGCACTGTCGATTGGTTGCTGGTTCTGGCCTCGGGATGGCGCTAGCTTCAGTGATTTCGTCAAAAAGATCCCGGATGGCAGTTACCCCGTCGCGGACAAGATGATCGAGATCCGCAAGTACTTTGGCTTTGACGGCTACTTTTTGAATCAGGAAGCGACGGTCTCCGGTACGGACGCCAAGGCTTTCAAGGCCATGGTCGCCTATTTAAAATCTAAAGATCCGCAGTGCTACTTGCAGTATTACGATGCGATGCTGGAAAGCGGCTCGTTGTCCTACCAAAACATGATCAATTCGAAGAACGTCGGCTGGCTCGGTACCCCGCAAAAACCTCTGATGGATTCGATTTTCATGAACTACGGCTGGCTGCGCGGATGGGGTGTTAGCGGCACTGGTGGGCCGGATCCGGATCTGACCAAGAGCGCAAAAACGTTCATGGACAAGGGCTTTGATGCGAAGAAAGTGGCTTACGGCACTACCGAGTTCCAGCAAGGCGGCTTCAACCCCTCCGAGATTTTTGGTGGTTTAGCTACGCCGAGCAAGAACCCGCCGGTCAGTTGGGGCATGTTTGTGCCTAGCGAATTCTGGAATCGCGGCTGCAGCGACGGCACAACGCGGACTGTTTTGGGCCGTTCGCTGTTCCGCGATCTGGAACAAAAATTCTGGTCTGGGCCCAAGGGTGATCCGGCGCAGAGCGGACGGATTAGCGAACCAACCCAGCCATATCGGCAGAACACCTGGGACACCAATCGCTTCGACGGCGTCGCGCATTCGGTCGTGGAAAAGTCGCCCTATTCATCGCTACCGATCAATACCAACTTCAACATCGGCGTCGGCTCCTATTTCAATCTGCAAGGCGCGAGTGCCGCAATCAAGCCCTGGAAAAACGCAGGGCTTGCCGATCCGGTACTCAGCTGGCAGTTCTGGTCCAGCGATAAGGCCGGAACCACAAGCAAAGTCACCCTGGACGAGACGGCGGCGTGGGAAGGTTCGCATTCGCTAAGGGTGCAAAGCACCGCTGGCAATAAGCCAGAGACCACGCTGCATCTGTTCAAAACTGACCTCGCAATCGCACCTTCGGCGACGGTGACAGTTATGGCTAAGACCGCGTCGACCGTTGCCCTGTCACTGATCCTGGTACCAAAAGCCAGCCCGACGACGGTCAGCCCCGTGGCGCTTTCGGCTAGCGGTCCGGCGGTCAATGGGTGGACAGCATACACCGCCGCGCTGCCTAGTTCACTTGGCCAAGTAGCGAAAATCAGCCTTAAGTTCACCGCGACTGGTGCTCTTGACCTCAACCTTGGCCAAGTCCGGATTGGCGGCAGCGGCTCGGCCCCAGCTGCGCCGAAGAATTTCACCGCGCCTTCGGCTAGCACCACGAGTCAGGGCGCCGACGTCTTTTTCAGCTGGAACAAGAGCTCGGACGCCTACGCCTACGACGTCTTCGTCGTCGATGGCCAAACCCGAAGCTGGCTTGGCCGCTGCCACCGAGACTGTTTCTTTGCCACGGGGGTAGCTATTCCAAGCAACAGAACACTTAACTTCGCACTAGAGGCCATCTCCAAAGGCGGAACCCGCTCGAGCGTCACAACGACCACTTTCCAGCTCTAG
- a CDS encoding carbohydrate ABC transporter permease translates to MVNIAEQDSRRAALAAESITNRPKRPRSRGFNSSSPRELVIRYVLLFIVLAISIGLFLWQLSTALKSPSEDIYGAASGLIPQNPTVENFGAVNNAIPVMKYIGNSVIVAILVVAGNVIGCTMAGFALARLKFRGRNLVIGLILVTMVLPGEATIIAQFVTVKEIGLADTLLGVALPGMLSMINVLLMWNAFRGVPEEIDQAAIVDGANVWQRIRYIGFPAVKGTLAIVLIFAFIGTWDDFLWPLIVLNTPDNFTLTMGLQYLKGTFSNDPRLIAAGAMIAFIPIAIVFVLAQRWFFRGVGEGAVKG, encoded by the coding sequence ATGGTAAATATCGCTGAACAGGATTCCCGCCGGGCGGCCTTGGCCGCTGAATCGATCACCAACAGGCCAAAGCGGCCACGCAGTCGTGGGTTTAATAGTTCCTCGCCGCGTGAGCTGGTCATTCGTTACGTCCTGCTGTTTATTGTGTTGGCGATCAGTATTGGTCTCTTCCTGTGGCAACTGTCCACGGCCCTCAAATCACCTTCGGAGGACATCTACGGCGCGGCGAGCGGACTCATTCCGCAAAACCCAACCGTGGAAAACTTCGGTGCCGTCAACAATGCCATTCCAGTGATGAAGTACATCGGCAATTCGGTCATCGTGGCCATTTTGGTAGTGGCCGGAAATGTTATTGGCTGCACTATGGCCGGATTTGCGCTGGCTCGCCTTAAATTTCGGGGACGCAATCTGGTTATTGGGCTCATCCTGGTGACCATGGTGCTCCCGGGCGAGGCGACCATCATTGCGCAGTTCGTCACGGTGAAAGAAATTGGCTTGGCGGACACTCTGCTCGGCGTCGCCCTGCCAGGCATGCTCAGCATGATCAACGTTCTGTTGATGTGGAATGCCTTCCGGGGCGTACCGGAAGAAATCGATCAAGCCGCAATCGTCGACGGCGCCAATGTCTGGCAGCGGATTCGTTACATCGGGTTCCCCGCAGTTAAGGGCACGCTGGCCATTGTGCTGATTTTCGCCTTTATTGGCACTTGGGACGATTTCCTCTGGCCGCTAATCGTTTTGAACACACCAGATAACTTCACGCTCACCATGGGTTTGCAATATCTCAAAGGCACTTTCAGCAACGATCCTCGTCTGATCGCGGCAGGTGCCATGATCGCCTTCATTCCCATCGCCATCGTCTTTGTGCTCGCACAACGCTGGTTCTTCCGCGGTGTTGGTGAGGGTGCGGTCAAAGGCTAA
- a CDS encoding carbohydrate ABC transporter permease has translation MPLLTLLPLGIAILVEKKIPGITFFRTSFYLPVIASAVVVALLWNLVLDDGGVVNNIAQSLKWVRGPIPFLTDRWLVVFSSISLTVWKGLGYYMVIYIAALGNVSKDLHEAAALDGAGAWRRFWSVTVPGVRGAMILVAIMICVSALRIFTEPYFLTNTTGGPGGYASSFVMIIQQYARGLLGNLGYASALSVVLFFVCLIPMLILARQNRKES, from the coding sequence TTGCCACTTCTGACCTTGTTACCGCTGGGAATTGCGATCCTGGTCGAGAAGAAGATTCCTGGCATTACCTTTTTCCGGACGTCGTTCTACCTGCCGGTGATCGCGAGCGCCGTCGTCGTCGCCTTGCTCTGGAATCTTGTTTTAGACGACGGCGGTGTGGTGAACAACATTGCGCAATCGCTGAAGTGGGTACGGGGCCCAATTCCCTTTCTGACTGATCGCTGGCTGGTTGTTTTTAGCTCAATCAGCCTCACGGTATGGAAGGGACTGGGCTACTACATGGTGATTTACATCGCCGCCCTGGGCAACGTCTCCAAAGATCTGCACGAGGCTGCCGCACTGGATGGTGCGGGAGCTTGGCGGCGGTTTTGGTCAGTTACGGTGCCGGGCGTGCGCGGCGCCATGATCTTGGTTGCGATCATGATCTGCGTATCGGCCCTGCGAATCTTTACCGAGCCGTACTTCCTCACCAACACCACCGGTGGGCCAGGCGGCTACGCGTCAAGCTTTGTGATGATCATTCAACAATACGCGCGCGGACTACTCGGTAATTTGGGCTACGCCTCCGCGCTGTCCGTGGTCTTGTTCTTCGTCTGCCTTATCCCGATGCTCATTCTGGCCCGGCAGAACCGGAAGGAAAGCTAA
- a CDS encoding DUF4235 domain-containing protein produces the protein MNLLFKLLATGISLGAGFAANKIVDTVWAKTTGNAPPKDGKNLEHSLRSALTFAIVSATVAAVIQTVTSRGTQRAMAKFNKSRDLT, from the coding sequence ATGAATCTGCTCTTCAAACTTTTGGCCACTGGAATTAGCCTCGGTGCAGGTTTTGCCGCGAATAAAATCGTGGACACCGTCTGGGCAAAAACCACCGGAAATGCGCCGCCAAAAGACGGTAAAAACTTGGAACACAGCCTGCGATCTGCGCTGACTTTTGCGATTGTCTCGGCCACTGTTGCGGCAGTGATTCAAACCGTGACCAGCAGGGGCACTCAGCGCGCGATGGCAAAATTCAACAAATCACGCGATCTGACCTAA